From the genome of Scytonema hofmannii PCC 7110, one region includes:
- a CDS encoding type I polyketide synthase: MDVEAIAIIGLGCRFPGAINPEEFWHLICNQVDAIAPIPSARQNLHSCFIPDSTSPNPQLIQGGFLEQIDQFDPQFFGIAPQEAASIDPQQRLLLEVTWEALEDAGLVPQKLSGSATGVFVGITGSDYYEMMATERTTNGYAVTGNLSSVTANRISYIFNFTGPSLAINTACSSSLVAVHLAIQSLCRKESSLAIAAGVNIMLLPENTASLRNAGMISTTGRCRAFDGQADGFVRGEGVGVVVLKLLSQALADCDPIYAVIRGSAVNQDGRSNGLAAPNLQAQEALLRQAYQYAEISPSSVQYVEAQGTGSLLGDAIELKALATVLGENRFFGDKCRVGSVKTNIGHLEAASGIAGLIKVALSLKYGQIPPSLHFQQPNPNVALDKLPLQVQQNLEACKSDRPYIAGVSAFGFGGTNAHIVMEASPDLVVESSGIERPLHVLTLSAKTETALRALAHRYHEFLVNHPDESIADVCFSANTGRTHFNHRLAVTGDSTAQFAERLEAFAVTGQSAELVSGLVKPKKFPKIGFLFTGLIYDKLELDRQLYETQPVFRQVIDRCNAIAEPLLGKSLIDILYISAAEETATASDRVGNSTAVFALQIALCELWKSWGLEPSVVMGVSLGEWPAACIAGILSLEDALKLLISAQRQVQSQSQKGKVSFVFADEERVAAAIQPYADKVVIGMFARPLLMISGEQQAVDAVIAALKAKGIKTIQPDVSYPSHSPLMKLLEADFAFALSSPQIPIISGITGQLSPDAMTNIEYWKTILQEPVRFSTAMQTMHSLGVTIFVEIGPKSNLLSMGIRCLPKGVGVWLPSLRAGQSSWKQLLSSLAQLYILGAPVNWSGFEQGDRRDRLRLPTYPFERQHYWFSSSRSSPHGDLSPLPHRSLISSLLDRGDSAEQIVQLLAQTESFSREEVQLLPKLITALVRHHQETAFSTDEHESSLTNPTTNLDLRIPEVIAPELTIPLRRWQLAASVKEQQQLLEEYLKQQIAKVLGLAPYQLDVEQPLNTLGLDSLMLIQLVNRIKTDFALELSIEALFEDMTSIDLVQQLQTQLGLFKSESDDAPMMATRTGAVALPLSFAQESFWSQLKLDPSNPFANLPFILHFTGELDIPALERSLNELVHRHAALRTTFDIAAEQPTQIIHPTMNLPLSVVDLRSRSGRSAPSRSVSVPGVPTVEGQSLCEPEQQIAVQQLSQQEAQQPFDIVRGPLVRTTLLNLSENQHILLITKHHLITDGTSMVIFLQELACLYQAFSQGQPSPLLELPMQYADFIVWQRQWLQKEVLTTLQSYWQQKLAPHLVVPEIKTDLPRPAIPRLKAAIYPFQISEALSAQLKALSKQEGCTLFMLLLAALQILVHHYTGQLNFCIGTTVANRNRAEFEALIGCFINQIPIKANLEDNPTFRQVLYLVRKTTLEAHSYSALPLKHILETVPVSKTDNIHSSPLPVLLLFHNEIPLLTENVKLCDRLYVRVENRKFRGARRDLTLHMGESKKGIWGEMEYDVDLFFESTINTILEDFMILLQNIAINPDIQISEVLRKLRKI; the protein is encoded by the coding sequence ATGGATGTTGAAGCCATTGCAATTATTGGGCTCGGATGCCGTTTTCCGGGAGCAATAAATCCAGAGGAATTTTGGCATCTCATCTGTAATCAGGTTGACGCGATCGCCCCCATTCCTTCTGCTCGTCAAAATCTACATTCCTGCTTTATTCCCGATTCCACTTCACCGAACCCGCAACTTATCCAGGGTGGTTTTCTAGAGCAGATCGATCAGTTCGATCCGCAATTCTTTGGCATTGCCCCTCAAGAAGCTGCCAGCATCGATCCTCAACAACGGCTGCTACTGGAAGTCACTTGGGAAGCTTTGGAAGATGCTGGGTTAGTCCCTCAAAAACTCTCAGGAAGCGCAACGGGAGTTTTTGTTGGTATTACCGGCTCCGATTACTACGAAATGATGGCAACAGAGCGCACGACAAATGGCTATGCAGTTACTGGCAACCTTAGCAGTGTGACTGCCAACCGCATTTCCTACATATTTAACTTTACAGGACCGAGTTTGGCAATTAATACGGCTTGTTCCTCCTCTCTAGTGGCGGTTCATCTTGCAATTCAGAGTTTGTGTCGCAAAGAATCTAGTTTAGCAATAGCTGCAGGCGTGAATATCATGCTGTTACCTGAGAACACAGCAAGCCTGAGAAATGCAGGGATGATCTCGACGACAGGACGTTGCAGAGCATTTGATGGTCAAGCCGATGGCTTTGTTCGTGGTGAGGGAGTTGGTGTTGTAGTGCTGAAACTGCTGTCTCAAGCATTGGCAGACTGTGACCCCATTTATGCGGTCATTCGAGGTAGTGCAGTCAACCAGGATGGACGCAGTAATGGGCTAGCTGCTCCGAATCTACAAGCACAAGAGGCATTATTACGACAAGCTTATCAATATGCTGAAATTTCACCAAGTTCAGTACAGTATGTTGAGGCACAAGGGACTGGAAGTTTGTTGGGGGATGCGATCGAACTCAAAGCCCTAGCAACTGTTTTAGGAGAAAATCGCTTTTTTGGAGATAAATGTCGTGTTGGTTCCGTCAAAACTAATATCGGACACTTAGAGGCAGCCAGTGGAATTGCCGGATTGATTAAAGTAGCGTTGTCTCTCAAGTATGGACAGATCCCGCCTTCCTTGCATTTTCAGCAGCCAAATCCGAATGTGGCATTAGATAAACTGCCTCTGCAAGTGCAGCAAAACTTGGAGGCTTGCAAGAGCGATCGCCCTTACATCGCAGGCGTGAGTGCGTTCGGCTTTGGCGGCACAAACGCTCATATAGTGATGGAAGCTTCCCCCGATTTAGTTGTGGAGTCTTCTGGGATTGAACGTCCCTTACATGTGCTGACTCTATCTGCCAAAACTGAAACAGCATTGCGAGCGCTAGCCCACCGTTATCACGAGTTTTTAGTTAATCATCCTGATGAGTCAATTGCCGATGTTTGTTTTAGTGCCAATACTGGCAGAACTCACTTTAACCATCGGCTAGCCGTGACTGGTGACTCTACAGCACAATTTGCAGAACGTTTGGAGGCGTTTGCTGTAACTGGGCAATCGGCTGAGTTGGTAAGTGGCTTGGTAAAGCCAAAGAAGTTTCCAAAAATCGGATTTTTATTCACTGGCTTGATTTACGACAAACTAGAACTGGATCGTCAACTGTACGAAACCCAGCCTGTCTTTCGCCAAGTTATCGATCGCTGTAATGCGATCGCCGAGCCGTTACTCGGAAAGTCTCTTATCGACATTCTTTATATCTCCGCAGCTGAGGAAACTGCCACTGCCAGCGATAGGGTTGGTAACTCAACGGCAGTATTTGCCCTGCAAATAGCGCTTTGCGAGTTGTGGAAATCTTGGGGGCTCGAACCGTCGGTTGTGATGGGAGTAAGCTTAGGAGAATGGCCTGCTGCCTGTATTGCTGGTATTTTGAGTCTGGAAGATGCGCTCAAGCTCTTAATCTCCGCACAGCGGCAAGTCCAATCTCAAAGCCAGAAGGGGAAGGTAAGCTTCGTATTTGCAGATGAAGAGCGAGTGGCAGCTGCAATTCAACCCTACGCTGACAAAGTTGTTATTGGTATGTTCGCAAGACCACTGCTGATGATCTCTGGTGAGCAACAGGCAGTTGATGCAGTTATAGCTGCCCTGAAAGCAAAAGGAATCAAGACGATTCAGCCGGATGTTTCATACCCCTCTCATTCTCCTCTGATGAAATTGCTGGAAGCAGATTTTGCTTTTGCTCTTTCTTCTCCCCAAATCCCGATAATTTCTGGTATCACAGGGCAACTGTCTCCTGATGCAATGACCAACATTGAGTATTGGAAGACTATCCTCCAAGAACCCGTGAGGTTTTCAACAGCGATGCAAACCATGCATTCGCTTGGAGTCACGATATTTGTCGAGATCGGACCAAAGTCCAATCTATTGTCAATGGGTATCCGTTGCCTGCCTAAAGGAGTTGGGGTTTGGCTGCCCAGTTTGCGTGCAGGGCAATCCAGCTGGAAGCAGTTGTTGTCCAGTTTGGCACAACTTTATATTTTAGGAGCACCTGTTAATTGGTCAGGATTTGAGCAGGGCGATCGCCGCGATCGTCTACGACTACCCACTTATCCTTTTGAACGACAACACTATTGGTTCAGCAGTAGTCGTTCGTCTCCACATGGCGATCTATCCCCACTACCTCACCGCTCTTTGATTTCTAGCTTACTTGACCGGGGAGATTCGGCGGAACAGATTGTTCAACTTCTTGCCCAAACCGAATCATTTTCACGAGAAGAAGTGCAACTCCTACCAAAACTTATCACCGCTTTAGTTCGACATCACCAGGAAACTGCATTCTCAACCGATGAACATGAATCTTCTTTGACCAACCCAACCACAAATCTAGACTTACGCATCCCTGAAGTTATTGCCCCTGAATTGACTATTCCGTTAAGGCGATGGCAACTTGCGGCATCTGTAAAAGAACAGCAGCAACTGCTTGAAGAATATTTGAAACAACAGATTGCTAAAGTGTTGGGATTGGCTCCATATCAATTAGATGTTGAACAACCGCTTAATACCTTGGGGTTGGACTCGTTGATGTTAATTCAACTGGTAAACCGCATTAAAACAGACTTTGCTTTAGAGTTGTCAATAGAGGCGTTATTTGAAGATATGACCTCGATCGATCTGGTTCAACAATTACAAACCCAGTTGGGCTTGTTTAAAAGTGAATCTGATGATGCTCCCATGATGGCTACGAGGACAGGGGCTGTTGCTTTGCCTTTGTCTTTTGCTCAGGAGTCATTTTGGTCGCAACTAAAACTTGACCCAAGTAATCCCTTTGCCAATCTACCCTTCATCCTGCACTTTACCGGTGAACTCGACATTCCAGCTTTAGAACGCAGTCTCAATGAGTTGGTGCATCGTCACGCTGCTCTGAGAACCACTTTTGATATTGCCGCAGAGCAACCCACTCAAATCATTCATCCGACCATGAATCTGCCGTTGTCGGTAGTGGATTTGCGATCGCGAAGCGGGCGATCTGCGCCATCGCGTAGTGTGTCCGTTCCCGGAGTTCCGACAGTAGAAGGACAATCGCTCTGTGAACCAGAACAGCAAATAGCAGTGCAACAGCTATCTCAACAAGAAGCTCAGCAACCATTTGATATTGTCCGGGGACCACTGGTGCGAACCACACTGCTGAACCTCTCGGAAAATCAACACATTCTGCTGATTACCAAGCACCACCTGATTACAGATGGCACCTCTATGGTTATCTTTCTTCAGGAACTCGCGTGCCTCTACCAAGCATTTTCCCAAGGTCAACCCTCGCCCCTTCTGGAATTACCGATGCAGTATGCAGACTTTATTGTTTGGCAGCGTCAGTGGCTGCAAAAAGAGGTGCTGACGACACTGCAAAGCTACTGGCAGCAAAAACTTGCACCACATCTGGTCGTTCCTGAAATCAAAACAGATCTGCCTCGTCCTGCTATACCAAGATTGAAAGCAGCAATTTACCCCTTCCAAATATCTGAAGCCTTATCAGCACAACTCAAAGCACTTAGCAAACAGGAAGGGTGTACTTTATTCATGCTTTTATTAGCAGCTTTACAGATATTAGTGCATCACTATACAGGTCAGCTGAACTTCTGTATTGGCACTACCGTTGCCAATCGCAATCGAGCGGAGTTTGAAGCCTTGATTGGTTGCTTTATTAACCAGATTCCCATAAAAGCGAATTTAGAAGACAATCCCACATTCCGGCAAGTGCTTTATCTTGTTCGCAAAACTACTTTAGAAGCACATAGTTACAGCGCTCTTCCCTTGAAACATATTTTGGAAACTGTACCTGTGTCTAAAACAGATAATATTCACTCATCTCCTTTACCAGTGCTTCTACTTTTCCACAATGAAATTCCCTTACTGACTGAGAATGTCAAACTCTGCGATCGTCTTTATGTTCGGGTAGAAAATAGAAAATTCAGGGGAGCAAGACGGGATCTAACTTTGCATATGGGAGAAAGTAAAAAAGGCATTTGGGGCGAGATGGAATACGATGTCGATCTGTTTTTTGAAAGTACAATTAATACAATTTTAGAAGATTTTATGATTTTACTTCAAAACATTGCCATTAATCCAGATATCCAGATTTCAGAGGTACTGAGAAAACTGAGAAAAATTTAG
- a CDS encoding phthiocerol/phthiodiolone dimycocerosyl transferase family protein, whose translation MYRPKTLKLEKSVSLDLRRCNMLQKKLNKEITAQFVKLCRKERTTVQGALCAAMMLAVARQLQNRNKANLHLSCRSFVDLRKHLEPEVHRENLGTLASAITTLHNIDINTSFWNLARDVREQLKVGLRKEYLFSIVLMSKKIFEWLMYLSKKPIVTVGVTNIGRVDIFSDYGRFKLEEISFVPAQVFFSGNFNTAVTTFEDTMILNFMFVEPSISKETIETLVKDTIDCIINACNA comes from the coding sequence TTGTATCGTCCTAAAACTCTAAAGCTTGAAAAGTCTGTTTCTCTAGATTTACGTCGCTGTAATATGCTTCAAAAAAAGCTTAATAAAGAAATTACTGCACAATTTGTGAAACTTTGTCGAAAAGAAAGAACAACGGTGCAGGGTGCTTTATGTGCAGCAATGATGTTGGCAGTAGCTAGACAACTTCAAAATAGAAATAAAGCAAATTTGCACCTTAGTTGCCGCTCTTTTGTTGATTTGAGAAAGCACCTCGAACCAGAAGTTCATCGAGAAAACTTAGGGACATTAGCTTCAGCTATCACTACATTACATAATATAGATATAAACACATCTTTCTGGAATTTAGCGCGAGATGTTAGAGAACAATTAAAAGTAGGGTTACGAAAAGAATATCTCTTTAGTATAGTATTGATGTCGAAGAAAATTTTTGAGTGGCTTATGTATTTATCAAAGAAACCAATCGTCACAGTAGGTGTTACTAATATTGGTCGAGTAGACATTTTCAGCGATTATGGCAGATTTAAACTTGAAGAGATTAGTTTTGTACCTGCACAGGTATTTTTCAGTGGTAATTTTAATACGGCTGTTACAACATTTGAAGACACAATGATTTTAAACTTTATGTTTGTTGAACCTTCTATTAGTAAGGAAACAATCGAAACTTTAGTTAAGGATACAATCGATTGTATTATTAATGCTTGTAACGCATAG